One genomic segment of Emcibacter sp. SYSU 3D8 includes these proteins:
- a CDS encoding replication-associated recombination protein A, translated as MADLFQTAGLETSAPRPLADRLRPARIEDVVGQGHLLGPTGPIGRMLAARRMASLILWGPPGTGKTTIARLLADHVDLHFEQVSAVFSGVADLRKVFDTARGRRRDGKGTLLFVDEIHRFNRSQQDAFLPYVEDGTVILVGATTENPSFELNAALLSRAQVMVLNRLDDAAMETMLERAEAETGHPLPLQPDARVALKAMADGDGRFLYNMVEEVAALGPDTEPFDTAALADVVQRRAPVYDKAQEGHYNLISALHKSLRGSDVDAALYYLARMLTAGEDPLYITRRLVRFAAEDIGMADPQALVQALAAKDMYDFLGSPEGELGIVQAVIYLGTAPKSNAVYTASKQANAAAREAGSLMPPMHILNAPTRMMKNLGYGKGYEYDHDAADGFSGQNYFPEGMERRQLYRPLERGFERDVLKRLDYWARLRAERQQREAGQQ; from the coding sequence ATGGCAGACCTGTTCCAGACAGCCGGGCTCGAGACATCGGCGCCGCGCCCGCTCGCCGACCGGCTGCGGCCGGCGCGCATCGAGGATGTGGTCGGGCAGGGGCACCTGCTCGGCCCGACCGGACCCATCGGCCGCATGCTGGCCGCGCGGCGGATGGCCTCGCTGATCCTGTGGGGACCACCCGGCACCGGCAAGACCACGATTGCCCGCTTGCTGGCCGACCATGTCGACCTTCATTTCGAGCAGGTATCGGCGGTGTTCTCGGGCGTTGCCGATTTGCGCAAGGTGTTCGACACCGCCCGGGGGCGCCGCCGCGACGGCAAGGGCACCCTTCTCTTCGTCGACGAGATCCACCGGTTCAACCGTTCCCAGCAGGACGCGTTCCTGCCCTATGTGGAGGATGGGACGGTGATTCTGGTGGGCGCCACCACCGAGAATCCGTCGTTCGAACTCAACGCCGCGTTGTTGTCGCGCGCCCAGGTCATGGTGCTCAACCGGCTCGACGATGCGGCCATGGAGACCATGCTGGAGCGTGCCGAGGCCGAGACCGGCCATCCACTGCCGCTGCAGCCCGATGCGCGAGTGGCGCTGAAGGCGATGGCCGACGGCGACGGCCGGTTTCTCTACAACATGGTCGAGGAAGTGGCCGCGCTCGGCCCGGATACCGAACCGTTCGACACCGCGGCGCTTGCCGACGTGGTGCAGCGCCGGGCGCCGGTGTACGACAAGGCCCAGGAGGGCCACTACAATCTGATCAGCGCCCTGCACAAGAGCCTGCGCGGCTCGGACGTGGACGCGGCGCTCTATTATCTGGCGCGCATGTTGACGGCCGGCGAGGACCCGCTCTACATCACCCGCCGTCTCGTGCGGTTCGCCGCCGAGGACATTGGCATGGCCGATCCGCAGGCGCTGGTCCAGGCGCTGGCCGCCAAGGACATGTACGACTTTCTGGGCTCGCCCGAAGGCGAACTGGGCATCGTCCAGGCGGTGATCTATCTGGGCACGGCGCCCAAATCGAACGCGGTCTATACCGCCTCGAAGCAGGCCAACGCCGCCGCGCGCGAGGCGGGATCGCTGATGCCGCCCATGCATATCCTCAACGCGCCGACCCGGATGATGAAGAATCTGGGTTACGGCAAGGGCTATGAATACGACCACGATGCCGCCGACGGCTTTTCCGGCCAGAATTACTTCCCCGAAGGCATGGAACGCCGGCAACTCTACCGGCCTCTCGAGCGGGGTTTCGAGCGCGATGTGCTCAAGCGCCTCGACTACTGGGCCAGGCTGCGCGCCGAACGGCAGCAGCGCGAGGCCGGCCAGCAGTGA